In Phaseolus vulgaris cultivar G19833 chromosome 10, P. vulgaris v2.0, whole genome shotgun sequence, a single genomic region encodes these proteins:
- the LOC137818518 gene encoding F-box/LRR-repeat protein 3 translates to MKRQKRSDWQNDNPFQVLTEELIFLILDFLETAPLDKKSFSLTCKAFYAAEARHRRALRPLRAEHLPALAARYPSVTDLDLSLCPRVGDGALALVSGAYAETLQRLDLSRSRWFTGSGLLSVGARCGSLVELDLSNATELRDAGVAAVARARNLRKLWLARCKLVTDMGIGCIAVGCRKLRLICLKWCVGIGDLGVDLVAIKCKELTSLDLSYLPITEKCLPSIFKLQLLEDLVLEGCFGIDDDSLDVDLLKHGCKTLKKLDISGCQNISLTGLSKLTGISGGLEKLILADGSPVTLGLVDGLNKLSMLQSIVLDGCPVTSEGLRAIGSLCISLRELSLSKCLGVTDEALSFLVSKHKDLRKLDITCCRKITDGSIASIANSCTALTSLKMESCTLVPQQAFVLIGQKCHYLEELDLTDNEIDDEGLMSISSCSRLSSLKIGICLNITDRGLTYVGLFCSKLKELDLYRSTGVTDLGISAIAGGCPGLEILNTSYCTSITDRALISLSKCSNLKTLEIRGCILVTSIGLVAIAMNCRQLSRLDIKKCYDIDDSGMIPLAHFSQNLRQINLSYSSVTDVGLLSLASISCLQSFTMLHLQGLVPGGLAAALLACGGLTKVKLHLSLRSLLPELLIRHVEARGCVFEWRDKEFQAELDPKCWKLQLEDVM, encoded by the exons ATGAAGAGGCAAAAACGCTCCGACTGGCAAAACGACAACCCGTTCCAGGTGCTTACGGAGGAGctcatttttctcattctcGACTTTCTCGAAACGGCGCCGTTGGACAAGAAGTCCTTCTCGCTCACGTGCAAGGCGTTCTACGCTGCGGAGGCCAGGCACCGCCGCGCGCTGCGGCCGCTGCGGGCGGAGCACCTTCCCGCACTCGCTGCGCGCTACCCGAGTGTCACGGACCTGGATCTCTCGCTCTGCCCGCGCGTGGGCGACGGGGCGCTCGCGCTTGTGTCTGGTGCGTACGCGGAGACGCTGCAGCGGCTGGACCTGTCGCGGTCGCGGTGGTTCACGGGGAGCGGGCTGCTGAGCGTGGGAGCGCGGTGCGGGAGCTTGGTGGAGCTGGACCTGTCGAACGCGACGGAGTTGAGGGATGCTGGGGTCGCGGCGGTGGCGCGTGCGAGGAACTTGCGGAAGCTGTGGCTGGCGAGGTGCAAGCTGGTGACGGACATGGGGATTGGGTGTATTGCGGTGGGTTGTAGGAAATTGAGGCTGATTTGCTTGAAGTGGTGTGTGGGAATTGGGGATTTGGGTGTGGATTTGGTTGCGATTAAGTGCAAGGAGCTCACATCATTGGATCTCTCGTATTTACCC ATCACGGAGAAATGTCTGCCGTCAATCTTCAAATTGCAGCTTCTTGAAGATTTGGTCCTTGAAGGATGCTTTGGCATTGACGATGACAGCCTCGATGTTGATCTCTTAAAACATGGGTGCAAGACATTGAAG AAACTTGATATCTCAGGTTGTCAAAACATAAGTCTCACTGGGCTATCGAAGCTGACTGGCATTTCTGGAGGTTTGGAGAAACTCATTTTAGCAGATGGTTCTCCT GTCACCCTTGGTCTTGTTGATGGTTTAAATAAGCTTTCCATGTTGCAATCAATAGTGTTAGATGGATGCCCGGTTACTTCTGAAGGATTAAGGGCCATTGGAAGTTTGTGTATTTCACTTAGGGAGCTAAGTCTAAGCAAATGTTTGGGAGTTACAGATGAAGCTCTTTCTTTCCTTGTGTCAAAACACAAAGATTTAAGGAAGCTTGACATCACATGCTGTCGCAAGATAACTGATGGTTCCATTGCCAGCATTGCAAATTCATGCACGGCTCTCACTTCTCTGAAAATGGAGTCATGTACACTAGTTCCACAGCAAGCATTTGTCTTGATTGGACAGAAATGCCATTATCTTGAGGAGCTTGACCTAACAGATAATGAAATTGACGATGAAG GTCTTATGTCCATTTCTTCTTGTTCTAGGCTATCCAGCTTGAAAATAGGAATCTGCCTGAACATAACTGACCGAGGACTTACCTATGTTGGCTTGTTTTGCTCAAAATTAAAGGAGCTGGATCTATACAG ATCTACAGGAGTAACTGATCTGGGCATTTCAGCAATTGCTGGTGGTTGCCCTGGCCTCGAGATATTAAACACGTCCTATTGTACTAGCATCACGGATAGGGCTCTAATCTCCTTGTCAAAATGTTCAAATTTGAAAACACTTGAAATTCGTGGATGTATTCTTGTTACATCCATAGGTCTGGTAGCTATTGCGATGAATTGCAGACAACTTAGCCGTCTAGACATAAAAAAGTGTTACGACATTGATGATAGTGGGATGATTCCACTTGCTCATTTCTCCCAAAATCTGAGACag ATAAATCTGTCGTATAGCTCAGTTACAGATGTTGGGCTTCTGTCACTTGCTAGTATCAGTTGCCTTCAAAGCTTTACCATGCTTCACCTGCAAGGATTGGTTCCAGGAGGACTGGCTGCAGCCTTATTAGCATGTGGAGGGCTAACAAAAGTGAAGCTTCATCTTTCTCTAAGATCTCTGTTACCTGAGCTACTTATCAGACATGTAGAAGCACGTGGCTGTGTGTTCGAATGGAGAGATAAAGAGTTTCAG GCTGAATTGGACCcgaagtgctggaaattacaGTTAGAAGATGTGATGTAG